In a genomic window of Saccharothrix sp. HUAS TT1:
- a CDS encoding amino acid adenylation domain-containing protein, whose amino-acid sequence MNPLSFAQRRLWFLSQVEGATYNVPLALRLSGVVDLVALTAAVRDVVARHESLRTVFPSAEGEPHQVLLDAEPDLRVVRTTAGLLDDLLAEEAAYRFDLTGEPPLRAVFFDVAEEDPVLLLVVHHIATDGWSSGVLLRDLGHAYRARHAGTAPGWSPLPVSYIDYSVWQREVLGEEDDPDSPLVAQLAFWRAALTDVPEQLVLPVDRPRPAVSSHRGGLVSARLGAGPHALLIRIAAESPATPFMVLHAAFAALLTKLGAGSDVPIGTVMSNRSQDGLDDLVGLFVNTLVLRLDTSGDPTFRELVERAREVDLAAYDHQDVPFERLVEAISPTRSLARHPLFQVVLSLERVDPDVPPVPGLAAAFMPLHPGTAKFDLALSAIEHVAENGDHRGIDLGLEYAEDLFDREGAQRLAERLVRLLTAVAHAPDLRLSQIDVLSPDERDRVLVRWNDTRVEPPLTTVVGLVEHCAATTPDAPAVVFGNSVLSYGELDRLANRTAHRLRARGVGPEVVVGVAVPRSPDMIIALLGVLKAGGAYLAIDPDHPVSRLRFIVHDARPVVVLTTGAHVPVLEELGVDLWALDGPEEAELPATSAVDRLLEHGDPAAPANLAYLAYTSGSTGEPKAVAVTRRDVLGLVSDRRFATPAHRRVLVHSPLAFDASTYEIWTPLTRGGCAVLAPPGPLDVPLLGRLLSEHSATALFLTARLFAVVAEEAPWTFAGTHEVWAGGEALSGEAVARVLAHCPDTLVVDAYGPTETTTFATAMPFRAPDGVPDAPPIGRPLDNTRVYVLDQALRPVPPGAMGEIHIAGTGVARGYAKRPALTSTRFVADPYGPAGSRMYRTGDLGRWNGRGEVEYAGRADHQVKIRGFRIEPGEVEVAITRHPDVQDVVVVVREDRPGEKALVAYVVLRPGAAGLDPVRAHLADTLPAYLAPSAFVELERLPLNPTGKVDRRALPAPDPRATDGTARQPRTAAEAAMCGLFADVLGVGGVGPDESFFSLGGHSLLVIRLISRIRSVFGVVLDAGTVFRHSTAAALAATLDDLSPDRDPLRPAPRADRTALSFAQQRLWFLNEFEGSAATYNIPLAVRLRGALDVPALSAAVDDVVRRHESLRTVFAELNGVPHQVVTDTSPVRLTRAGITADRLPGVLAEAANTPFDLATAPLRVHLHALGEQEHVLSLVVHHIACDGWSLAPLFRDLADAYAARRRGEAPAWQPLPVQYADFAVWQRRTLGDATQPGSSFARQVAWWREALRDAPEELALPADRPRPAGGGHRGGVVRLEVDESLHRRLLDLATECDATLFMVLHAAFSALLCRLGAGTDITIGTPVAGRGDEALNDLVGFFVNTLVLRTDLSGGPTFRELVARTRERDLAAYANQDVPFDRLVEALNPPRSAARPPLFQVMFAFAGGMTSEGWQLPGLDTSPVPVEADVAKFDLTLSLEQHEHGGAPGGITGSFEYSADMFDLDTVEAMADRLVRLLDQVAAKPDTPLDDIRLLTDDEWRELVVERNATATDTGSDRCAHQLFEEQARRTPDGVAVVAGAVRWSYAELNARANRIAHLLRGSGVGAETLVALALPTSPDAVAALLGVLKAGAAYLPVDPAHPARRTAFVLADARPLVGLTTRALAGALPEPSGGWLALDDPAVVAALADRPDHNPGDGPSPPPVTAANTAYVVYPPGSTARPKGVLGPHRGLVNRLEWFARAHPGQRDQVVAVRTLDFVEGTAELLGALLFGGTAALPVHTEGDFVDVAGLVRTSGAGRSTLVPSLLESPPADDVAALRSCRFWVSGGEVLPAWVVARFRELLPGAVLLNLYGPPEVGGGGLTAEIGGPGAPIGTPIANTRVYVLDDRLRPVPLGVPGELYLAGAGLARGYLGRPATTAGCFVADPFGPAGSRMCRTGDVVRWGAGGVEFVGRADDRVEVRGSRLELAEVESALRALPSLGEAAVAPRDGRLVAYVVPAHGGEPDFAEIREALSAVLPDHAVPAVFLPLDELPVLPNGEPDRRALPDPDPAAAASTTEPATAAEVLLCRAFAEVLGLPAVGVQDDFFELGGHSLLATRLVSAVRSELGVRIGVRDVFRAPTPRGLVRLAENLGSIDADLAALLPLRSGESGHPLFCVHPVSGLSWCYSDLVRRLDPGRPVHGLQSPGLLTPGWSPTSVEAVVDEYVAHIRRAQPHGPYHLLGWSLGGNLAHAIAVALQAAGERVEVLALLDSYPRLGLDDPAEALEQDVLESVARTLDSEPRGHRGVAGFVDLLMENERFGYFGRVVLTGLLTSSVRLVRLLAAHEPGVYRGRVLFFAAARDGRSAAGAARRWEPHVTGSFEGHDIDTTHDGLVLPGPVGSIGGALSSALLSTH is encoded by the coding sequence GTGAACCCGCTGTCGTTCGCCCAGCGGCGCCTGTGGTTCCTCAGCCAGGTCGAGGGCGCCACCTACAACGTGCCGTTGGCGTTGCGGCTGTCGGGCGTCGTCGACCTGGTCGCGCTGACCGCCGCCGTACGGGACGTGGTGGCCCGGCATGAGAGCCTGCGCACCGTGTTCCCCTCCGCCGAGGGCGAGCCGCACCAGGTGCTGTTGGACGCGGAACCGGACCTGCGCGTCGTGCGGACCACCGCCGGGCTCCTGGACGACCTGCTGGCCGAGGAGGCGGCGTACCGCTTCGACCTCACCGGGGAGCCGCCGTTGCGGGCGGTGTTCTTCGACGTGGCCGAGGAGGACCCCGTCCTGCTCCTGGTCGTGCACCACATCGCCACCGACGGCTGGTCCTCCGGCGTGTTGCTGCGGGACCTCGGCCACGCCTACCGGGCACGCCACGCGGGGACCGCGCCGGGCTGGAGCCCGCTCCCGGTGAGCTACATCGACTACTCGGTGTGGCAGCGGGAGGTGCTGGGGGAGGAGGACGACCCCGACAGCCCGCTCGTTGCGCAGCTCGCGTTCTGGCGCGCCGCCCTGACGGACGTCCCGGAACAGCTCGTCCTGCCGGTCGACCGCCCGCGCCCGGCGGTGTCGTCGCACCGGGGCGGGCTCGTGTCGGCGCGGCTGGGCGCCGGTCCGCACGCGCTGCTGATCCGGATCGCGGCTGAGTCGCCCGCCACGCCGTTCATGGTCCTGCACGCCGCGTTCGCAGCCCTGCTGACCAAGCTCGGCGCGGGCTCCGACGTGCCGATCGGCACGGTCATGTCGAACCGGTCGCAGGACGGGCTGGACGACCTGGTCGGGTTGTTCGTGAACACGCTCGTGCTCAGGCTGGACACCTCGGGCGACCCGACGTTCCGCGAACTGGTCGAGCGGGCGCGGGAGGTCGACCTCGCGGCCTACGACCACCAGGACGTGCCGTTCGAACGGTTGGTGGAGGCGATCAGCCCGACCCGCTCGCTTGCGCGCCACCCGCTTTTCCAGGTGGTGCTCTCGCTCGAGCGGGTCGACCCGGACGTGCCACCGGTCCCGGGCCTGGCCGCCGCGTTCATGCCGCTGCACCCGGGCACCGCGAAGTTCGACCTCGCGCTGAGCGCGATCGAGCACGTGGCGGAGAACGGCGATCACCGCGGGATCGACCTCGGGCTCGAGTACGCCGAGGACCTCTTCGACCGAGAGGGCGCCCAGCGGCTGGCCGAGCGGCTGGTGCGACTGCTGACCGCGGTCGCGCACGCACCGGACCTGCGGTTGAGCCAGATCGACGTGCTGTCCCCCGACGAACGCGACCGGGTCCTGGTCCGGTGGAACGACACCCGCGTCGAGCCGCCGCTCACCACCGTGGTCGGACTGGTCGAGCACTGCGCCGCAACGACGCCCGACGCCCCGGCGGTCGTGTTCGGGAACTCCGTGCTGTCCTACGGGGAACTGGATCGGCTGGCCAACCGCACAGCACACCGGCTGCGCGCACGCGGTGTGGGGCCGGAGGTCGTGGTGGGCGTGGCCGTGCCGCGCTCACCCGACATGATCATCGCGCTGCTCGGTGTGCTCAAGGCCGGCGGCGCGTACCTGGCGATCGATCCCGACCACCCGGTGTCGCGCCTGCGCTTCATCGTCCACGACGCCCGACCGGTCGTCGTGCTGACCACGGGCGCGCACGTCCCCGTGCTGGAAGAACTCGGTGTCGACCTGTGGGCGCTCGACGGCCCGGAGGAGGCGGAACTCCCGGCGACGTCGGCCGTCGACCGCCTGCTGGAGCACGGCGACCCGGCCGCGCCGGCCAACCTCGCCTACCTCGCCTACACCTCCGGGTCGACCGGGGAGCCGAAGGCGGTGGCGGTCACGCGGCGCGACGTGCTCGGCCTGGTGTCGGACCGCCGGTTCGCGACACCGGCGCACCGCCGGGTGCTGGTGCACTCGCCGCTCGCGTTCGACGCGTCGACCTACGAGATCTGGACACCGCTCACGCGGGGCGGGTGCGCGGTGCTGGCCCCGCCGGGGCCGCTGGACGTGCCGCTGCTCGGGCGGCTGTTGAGCGAGCACTCCGCAACCGCGCTCTTCCTCACCGCGCGGCTGTTCGCCGTCGTCGCGGAGGAGGCGCCGTGGACGTTCGCCGGGACGCACGAGGTGTGGGCGGGTGGCGAGGCCCTGTCCGGTGAGGCGGTGGCGCGCGTCCTCGCGCACTGCCCGGACACGCTCGTGGTCGACGCCTACGGGCCGACCGAGACGACCACGTTCGCCACCGCGATGCCGTTCAGGGCGCCTGACGGCGTCCCGGACGCGCCACCCATCGGCCGCCCGCTGGACAACACGCGCGTCTACGTCCTCGACCAGGCGCTGCGCCCGGTGCCGCCCGGCGCGATGGGCGAGATCCACATCGCCGGTACCGGGGTGGCGCGCGGTTACGCGAAACGGCCTGCCCTGACCTCGACCCGGTTCGTCGCAGACCCGTACGGACCCGCCGGCTCCCGCATGTACCGCACGGGCGACCTGGGGCGCTGGAACGGCCGTGGCGAAGTCGAGTACGCGGGTCGGGCCGATCACCAGGTCAAGATCCGGGGGTTCCGCATCGAACCCGGTGAGGTCGAGGTCGCGATCACCCGCCACCCTGACGTCCAGGACGTGGTCGTCGTGGTGCGCGAGGACCGACCGGGCGAGAAGGCGCTGGTCGCCTACGTGGTGCTGCGACCCGGTGCGGCGGGGCTTGACCCGGTCCGGGCGCACCTGGCCGACACCCTGCCCGCCTACCTGGCGCCGTCGGCGTTCGTGGAGCTGGAACGGCTGCCGCTGAACCCGACCGGCAAGGTCGACCGGAGGGCCCTCCCCGCGCCGGACCCGCGTGCGACGGACGGCACCGCACGACAACCGCGCACGGCGGCGGAGGCCGCGATGTGCGGTCTGTTCGCCGACGTGCTGGGCGTGGGCGGCGTCGGGCCGGACGAGAGCTTCTTCTCGCTGGGCGGGCACTCGCTCCTGGTGATCCGCCTGATCAGCCGGATCCGCTCGGTGTTCGGCGTGGTGCTGGACGCCGGCACGGTGTTCCGGCACTCGACGGCAGCGGCCCTGGCGGCCACGCTGGACGACCTGTCCCCCGACCGGGACCCGCTGCGCCCGGCGCCGCGCGCGGACCGCACGGCGCTGTCGTTCGCCCAGCAGCGGCTGTGGTTCCTCAACGAGTTCGAGGGCAGCGCCGCGACCTACAACATCCCGCTCGCGGTGCGCCTGCGAGGAGCCTTGGACGTGCCCGCGCTGAGCGCCGCCGTGGACGACGTCGTCCGGCGGCACGAGAGCCTGCGCACCGTGTTCGCCGAACTGAACGGCGTGCCCCACCAGGTCGTCACCGACACGAGCCCGGTGCGGCTGACGCGTGCCGGGATCACGGCCGACCGGTTGCCGGGCGTGCTCGCGGAGGCGGCGAACACCCCGTTCGACCTGGCCACGGCCCCGCTCCGCGTTCACCTGCACGCGCTCGGCGAGCAGGAGCACGTGCTGTCGCTCGTGGTCCACCACATCGCCTGCGACGGCTGGTCGCTGGCGCCCCTGTTCCGCGACCTCGCGGACGCCTACGCGGCGAGGCGCCGCGGCGAGGCGCCTGCCTGGCAACCGCTGCCCGTGCAGTACGCGGACTTCGCGGTGTGGCAGCGTCGGACGCTCGGCGACGCGACCCAGCCGGGCAGCTCGTTCGCCCGCCAGGTCGCCTGGTGGCGGGAGGCGCTCCGGGACGCGCCCGAGGAGCTGGCGCTGCCCGCGGACCGCCCCCGGCCCGCCGGTGGCGGCCACCGCGGCGGGGTCGTGCGGCTGGAGGTCGACGAGTCGCTGCACCGCCGCCTGCTCGACCTGGCCACGGAGTGCGACGCCACCCTGTTCATGGTGCTGCACGCGGCGTTCTCCGCCCTGTTGTGCCGGCTCGGCGCGGGAACCGACATCACCATCGGCACCCCCGTGGCGGGACGCGGTGACGAGGCGCTCAACGACCTCGTCGGGTTCTTCGTGAACACCCTGGTCCTGCGCACGGACCTGTCCGGCGGTCCGACGTTCCGCGAACTGGTGGCGCGGACCAGGGAGCGGGACCTCGCGGCCTACGCGAACCAGGACGTTCCGTTCGACCGGCTGGTGGAGGCGCTGAACCCGCCGCGGTCGGCCGCGCGGCCCCCGCTGTTCCAGGTGATGTTCGCGTTCGCGGGTGGCATGACGTCGGAGGGGTGGCAGCTGCCGGGCCTCGACACCAGCCCGGTGCCGGTGGAGGCGGACGTCGCGAAGTTCGACCTCACCCTGAGCCTGGAGCAGCACGAGCACGGTGGCGCGCCCGGTGGGATCACGGGCTCGTTCGAGTACTCGGCCGACATGTTCGACCTCGATACCGTCGAGGCGATGGCGGACCGGTTGGTGCGTCTCCTGGACCAGGTCGCCGCCAAGCCGGACACCCCGTTGGACGACATCCGGCTGCTGACCGACGACGAGTGGCGTGAGCTGGTCGTGGAACGCAACGCGACCGCGACGGACACCGGCTCGGACCGGTGCGCCCACCAGCTGTTCGAGGAGCAGGCGCGTCGCACGCCCGACGGCGTGGCGGTGGTCGCCGGCGCGGTGCGGTGGAGCTACGCGGAGCTGAACGCGCGGGCGAACCGGATCGCGCACCTCCTGCGCGGATCGGGGGTGGGGGCGGAGACGCTGGTCGCGCTGGCCCTGCCGACGTCGCCGGACGCGGTGGCGGCGCTGCTGGGCGTGTTGAAGGCGGGCGCGGCGTACCTGCCGGTCGACCCGGCGCACCCGGCGCGCCGCACCGCCTTCGTGCTCGCCGACGCCCGACCCCTGGTCGGCTTGACCACCCGGGCGCTCGCCGGTGCGCTGCCGGAGCCGTCCGGCGGCTGGTTGGCGCTGGACGACCCCGCGGTCGTGGCGGCGCTGGCGGACCGGCCCGACCACAACCCGGGCGACGGGCCCTCGCCGCCGCCCGTGACAGCCGCCAACACGGCCTACGTGGTCTACCCACCGGGATCGACCGCGCGGCCCAAGGGCGTTCTGGGCCCGCACCGCGGCCTGGTGAACCGGCTGGAGTGGTTCGCCCGCGCCCACCCGGGGCAGCGGGACCAGGTGGTGGCGGTGCGGACGTTGGACTTCGTCGAAGGCACGGCCGAGCTGCTGGGCGCCCTGCTGTTCGGTGGCACGGCGGCGTTGCCCGTCCACACCGAGGGCGACTTCGTCGACGTCGCCGGGTTGGTGCGCACCTCCGGCGCGGGACGGTCGACCCTGGTGCCGAGCCTGCTGGAGAGCCCGCCGGCGGACGACGTGGCGGCGCTGCGGTCCTGCCGGTTCTGGGTGAGCGGCGGCGAGGTCCTGCCGGCGTGGGTGGTCGCCCGGTTCCGGGAACTGCTGCCCGGGGCGGTCCTGCTCAACCTCTACGGCCCCCCGGAGGTCGGCGGGGGCGGGCTGACCGCGGAGATCGGCGGGCCGGGCGCACCGATCGGCACACCGATCGCCAACACGCGGGTGTACGTGCTGGACGACCGGCTGCGGCCGGTGCCGCTCGGCGTGCCGGGCGAGCTGTACCTGGCGGGCGCGGGCCTGGCCAGGGGTTACCTCGGACGTCCCGCGACGACCGCCGGGTGCTTCGTCGCCGACCCGTTCGGGCCGGCCGGTTCACGGATGTGCCGCACCGGTGACGTGGTGCGCTGGGGCGCGGGTGGCGTGGAGTTCGTCGGCCGCGCCGACGACCGGGTCGAGGTGCGGGGTTCCCGCCTGGAACTCGCGGAGGTGGAGTCCGCGCTGCGTGCGCTGCCTTCGCTAGGGGAGGCCGCCGTCGCGCCGCGCGACGGTCGCCTGGTCGCCTACGTCGTGCCCGCGCACGGCGGCGAGCCGGACTTCGCGGAGATCCGCGAAGCCCTCTCCGCGGTCCTGCCGGACCACGCGGTGCCCGCGGTGTTCCTGCCGCTGGACGAACTGCCCGTGCTGCCGAACGGGGAGCCGGACCGCCGCGCCCTGCCGGACCCCGACCCCGCGGCGGCCGCGAGCACCACCGAACCGGCGACCGCCGCGGAGGTGTTGCTGTGCCGGGCGTTCGCGGAGGTGCTGGGCCTCCCGGCGGTGGGTGTCCAGGACGACTTCTTCGAGCTGGGCGGGCACTCGCTGCTGGCCACCAGGCTGGTGAGCGCCGTCCGGTCGGAACTGGGCGTGCGCATCGGGGTGCGGGACGTGTTCCGGGCGCCGACACCGAGGGGTCTCGTCCGCCTGGCGGAGAACCTGGGCTCGATCGACGCGGACCTCGCGGCCCTGCTGCCGCTGCGGTCCGGGGAGAGCGGGCACCCGCTGTTCTGCGTGCACCCCGTCTCCGGGTTGAGCTGGTGCTACTCCGACCTGGTCCGGCGACTCGACCCGGGCCGGCCGGTCCACGGCCTCCAGTCGCCGGGGCTGCTCACCCCGGGCTGGTCACCGACCTCGGTGGAGGCGGTCGTGGACGAGTACGTGGCGCACATCCGCCGCGCCCAGCCCCACGGGCCGTACCACCTGCTCGGGTGGTCGCTCGGCGGGAACCTGGCGCACGCGATCGCCGTGGCGCTCCAGGCCGCCGGCGAGCGCGTCGAGGTGCTCGCACTGCTCGACTCCTATCCCCGCCTCGGGCTGGACGACCCGGCCGAGGCGCTCGAGCAGGACGTGCTGGAGTCCGTCGCGCGCACCCTCGACTCGGAGCCGCGCGGCCACCGGGGCGTCGCCGGGTTCGTGGACCTCCTGATGGAGAACGAGCGGTTCGGGTACTTCGGCCGCGTTGTCCTGACCGGGCTGCTGACCTCGTCCGTGCGGCTCGTGCGGCTGCTCGCGGCCCACGAGCCCGGCGTGTACCGGGGCAGGGTCCTGTTCTTCGCGGCCGCGCGGGACGGCCGGTCCGCGGCCGGGGCGGCGCGGCGCTGGGAGCCGCACGTCACCGGGTCGTTCGAGGGCCACGACATCGACACGACGCACGACGGCCTGGTCCTCCCCGGACCCGTCGGCTCCATCGGCGGAGCGCTCTCCTCCGCCCTGCTGTCGACCCACTGA
- a CDS encoding TauD/TfdA family dioxygenase → MLPIRRYELSAEEAAEAFALADRCVREYDSVEGPDFLEQAAVVAAELPKPLQRFMNRARLDDRKHAVLIAGNEARHARLEDTPEHWKLADTDGSRAHGFLLALYSCLLGDLIGWTSQQDGRLVTDVLPVRGLEQSLVSSSSHRELGWHTEDAFSPYRADYVGLLCLRTRGDTATTVSYVDVGSLPPDVHHVLRQPRFRIVPDPSHALSADAGQDRVPLLHGHPDAPTLCIDRDFTSGVEGDDEAERALAHLVAHLDENLYEVPLAAGDVCFIDNRNVVHGRRPFRPRYDGKDRWLKRVNLVADLRRVRPGRRTATSRAIG, encoded by the coding sequence TTGCTGCCGATACGACGATACGAACTGAGCGCGGAGGAGGCGGCGGAGGCCTTCGCCCTCGCCGACCGGTGCGTCCGCGAGTACGACTCGGTCGAGGGACCCGACTTCCTCGAACAAGCCGCCGTGGTGGCGGCGGAACTGCCGAAGCCGTTGCAGCGCTTCATGAACCGCGCGCGGCTCGACGACCGGAAGCACGCGGTCCTCATCGCGGGCAACGAAGCGCGCCACGCCCGGCTGGAGGACACCCCGGAGCACTGGAAGCTGGCGGACACCGACGGCAGCCGGGCGCACGGGTTCCTGCTCGCGCTCTACTCCTGCCTCCTGGGTGACCTGATCGGGTGGACATCCCAACAAGACGGCCGGCTCGTCACGGATGTGCTGCCCGTGCGCGGGCTGGAGCAGAGCCTGGTGAGCTCCAGCAGCCACAGGGAACTCGGCTGGCACACGGAGGACGCGTTCTCGCCCTACCGCGCCGACTACGTGGGCCTGCTGTGCCTGCGCACGAGGGGGGACACGGCCACCACGGTGTCCTACGTGGACGTCGGGTCGCTCCCGCCCGACGTCCACCACGTGCTGCGCCAGCCGCGTTTCCGCATCGTGCCCGACCCCTCGCACGCGCTGTCCGCGGACGCCGGGCAGGATCGCGTGCCGTTGCTGCACGGCCACCCCGACGCGCCGACCCTGTGCATCGACCGGGACTTCACCTCCGGCGTCGAGGGCGACGACGAGGCCGAGCGGGCGCTGGCCCACCTCGTCGCCCACCTGGACGAGAACCTCTACGAGGTTCCGCTCGCCGCCGGGGACGTGTGCTTCATCGACAACCGCAACGTCGTCCACGGCCGCCGGCCGTTCCGCCCGCGCTACGACGGCAAGGACCGCTGGCTCAAGCGGGTCAACCTGGTCGCCGACCTGCGTCGGGTCCGACCGGGCAGGCGCACCGCCACGTCGAGGGCGATCGGGTGA
- a CDS encoding carbamoyltransferase: MLALGISGLDRSATFKAEVLGPGLTRERRIAQGFDSAAVLVDENGVVAASAQERHDGVKATGAFPRDAIEGCLRIAGVTMADIDVVAHGFRYEDSPLWQLDDNLRGWYSRVYAQDVQRETFTAYHPLRSDQEFLHVKHHLAHAASTYYPSGFEDALVLVADGMGESEATSVYTGRGGRLDLVDAHSALNSLGVLYGVVTHYLGFLINMDEYKVMGLAPYGDRRRYRAEFGEFLRLRPGGKIAVPLLSENKTPFERETHQGVVRRLEEALGPARRPGDEVEQRHMDIAATLQDSLERALLHVLREHRERTGLRKLCMAGGVALNCSANGVVLREGLFDEVFVQPASGDDGSALGAALAAVRRRHDLKPARMSMPYWGESFPAADVERALGSLGGGFTRERLDRADLVRRAVDLIRAGSVVALFQGAMEFGPRALGNRSILADPAVPSMRAHLNAVVKQREEFRPFAPAVPAEDASTYFDIPEGSERTFHHMLFVVPVRRRYREVLPAVTHVDGSARVQTVERGQSPLFWELLRETGDRSGIPVLVNTSFNLRGQPIVRTPEEAVATFRRSTLDALVIGDFLVRRDTAPDGAREVSDAGA; this comes from the coding sequence GTGCTAGCACTCGGCATCAGCGGCCTGGACCGCAGCGCGACGTTCAAGGCCGAAGTCCTGGGACCCGGGCTCACGCGTGAGAGGCGCATCGCCCAGGGTTTCGACTCCGCCGCCGTCCTGGTGGACGAGAACGGCGTGGTGGCCGCGTCCGCACAGGAACGGCACGACGGTGTGAAGGCCACCGGCGCCTTCCCCCGGGACGCCATCGAGGGCTGCCTGCGCATCGCGGGGGTCACCATGGCCGACATCGACGTGGTGGCGCACGGCTTCCGCTACGAGGACTCACCGCTCTGGCAGCTGGACGACAACCTCCGCGGCTGGTACTCGCGGGTCTACGCGCAGGACGTGCAGCGCGAGACGTTCACCGCGTACCACCCGCTCCGGTCGGATCAGGAGTTCCTGCACGTCAAGCACCACTTGGCGCACGCGGCGAGCACCTACTACCCGAGCGGCTTCGAGGACGCGCTGGTGCTGGTCGCGGACGGCATGGGGGAGAGCGAGGCGACCTCCGTCTACACCGGTCGGGGCGGACGACTGGACCTGGTCGACGCCCATTCCGCGCTCAACTCGCTGGGAGTCCTCTACGGGGTGGTCACGCACTACCTCGGCTTCCTCATCAACATGGACGAGTACAAGGTCATGGGGCTCGCGCCGTACGGCGACCGCCGGCGCTACCGGGCGGAGTTCGGCGAGTTCCTCCGGCTGCGCCCCGGCGGCAAGATCGCCGTGCCGCTGCTGAGCGAGAACAAGACGCCGTTCGAGCGGGAGACCCACCAGGGCGTGGTGCGACGACTGGAGGAGGCGCTCGGCCCGGCGCGCCGACCGGGCGACGAGGTCGAGCAGCGCCACATGGACATCGCCGCCACGTTGCAGGACTCGCTCGAACGAGCGCTGCTCCACGTGCTGCGGGAGCACCGGGAGCGGACCGGCCTGCGGAAGCTGTGCATGGCGGGCGGCGTCGCGTTGAACTGCTCGGCCAACGGCGTGGTCCTGCGCGAGGGCCTGTTCGACGAGGTGTTCGTGCAACCGGCGTCGGGTGACGACGGCAGCGCGCTGGGCGCGGCTCTGGCGGCGGTGCGGCGGCGGCACGACCTCAAGCCGGCGCGGATGTCGATGCCGTACTGGGGCGAGTCGTTCCCCGCCGCCGACGTCGAACGCGCGCTCGGGTCGCTCGGCGGCGGGTTCACCCGGGAACGCCTCGACCGCGCCGACCTCGTACGGCGCGCGGTGGACCTGATCCGCGCCGGATCGGTCGTGGCCCTGTTCCAGGGCGCGATGGAGTTCGGGCCCCGGGCGCTGGGCAACCGGAGCATCCTGGCCGACCCCGCGGTGCCGTCGATGCGCGCCCACCTCAACGCCGTGGTGAAGCAGCGGGAGGAGTTCCGCCCGTTCGCACCGGCGGTTCCCGCCGAGGACGCGTCCACCTACTTCGACATCCCGGAGGGGTCGGAGCGGACCTTCCACCACATGCTGTTCGTCGTGCCGGTGCGACGGCGGTACCGGGAGGTGCTGCCCGCCGTGACCCACGTCGACGGCTCGGCGCGGGTGCAGACCGTCGAGCGGGGGCAGTCCCCGCTGTTCTGGGAGCTGCTGCGCGAGACCGGTGACCGCAGCGGCATCCCCGTGTTGGTCAACACCTCGTTCAACCTGAGGGGACAGCCCATCGTGCGCACACCCGAGGAGGCTGTCGCCACGTTCCGGCGGTCGACCCTGGACGCCCTCGTCATCGGCGACTTCCTGGTGCGGCGCGACACGGCGCCGGACGGCGCGCGGGAGGTGTCTGATGCCGGCGCGTGA
- the vioD gene encoding capreomycidine synthase, with protein sequence MVNLGSVAPALLEDWLRERYFTVPIDVSSSGVRNYSLGELSELVGLDDGELSRTVFRDSPGVGCEGLREALAARYAPGAAGRVMVTHGSSEAIFLALAALLEPGDEVVVLAPAYQSLSSIAEALGATLKVWRLRPENDFRPDPRELRALLDARTKAVIVNFPHNPTGTTLDRPAYRELLELVSAHGCHLLWDGAFSDLVYDAPSLPDPTTELERCVSFGTLSKAYGLPGLRVGWCFAPPELLTGMARIRDYLTISTSPLTELIATRVVENADRVIGPLLRTAAANREAFLTWVAENADIVACAPPQGGVSAFPQLFGVPAVDALCEDLAVDRGVLVVPGSCFGHPDHIRIGFGGDRTEFDAGLTAIAEAIRAGGANRVRRVRDILSPG encoded by the coding sequence GTGGTGAACCTGGGATCGGTGGCGCCGGCCCTGCTGGAGGACTGGTTGCGCGAGCGCTACTTCACCGTGCCGATCGACGTCTCCAGCTCGGGCGTCCGGAACTACTCGCTCGGCGAGCTGTCCGAACTCGTCGGGCTGGACGACGGGGAGCTGTCCCGGACGGTGTTCCGGGACAGCCCCGGCGTCGGCTGCGAAGGGCTGCGGGAAGCCCTGGCGGCCAGGTACGCGCCGGGAGCGGCCGGGCGTGTCATGGTCACGCACGGATCGAGCGAGGCGATCTTCCTGGCCTTGGCGGCGCTGCTGGAACCCGGTGACGAGGTCGTGGTGCTCGCGCCTGCCTACCAGTCGCTGTCCTCGATCGCGGAGGCGCTGGGCGCGACGCTCAAGGTCTGGCGGCTGCGCCCGGAGAACGACTTCCGACCGGACCCGCGCGAGCTGCGCGCGCTCCTGGACGCGCGGACGAAAGCGGTGATCGTCAACTTCCCGCACAACCCGACCGGGACCACGCTCGATCGGCCCGCCTACCGGGAACTGCTGGAGCTGGTCTCGGCGCACGGCTGCCACCTGCTGTGGGACGGGGCCTTCAGCGATCTCGTCTACGACGCCCCGTCGTTGCCGGATCCCACGACGGAGTTGGAGCGCTGCGTGTCTTTCGGCACCCTGTCGAAGGCGTACGGTCTGCCGGGGCTGAGGGTCGGGTGGTGCTTCGCCCCGCCGGAGCTGCTGACCGGGATGGCGCGCATCCGCGATTACCTCACCATCAGCACGTCACCGCTGACGGAGCTGATCGCGACCCGGGTGGTCGAGAACGCGGACCGGGTGATCGGTCCCCTGCTGCGGACGGCGGCCGCGAACCGCGAGGCGTTCCTGACGTGGGTGGCCGAGAACGCCGACATCGTGGCGTGCGCTCCTCCGCAGGGCGGCGTGTCCGCGTTCCCGCAGCTCTTCGGGGTGCCGGCCGTGGACGCGCTGTGCGAGGACCTGGCGGTGGACCGCGGCGTGCTCGTCGTGCCCGGCAGCTGCTTCGGTCACCCCGACCACATCCGCATCGGTTTCGGCGGCGACCGGACCGAGTTCGACGCCGGGCTCACCGCGATCGCGGAGGCGATCCGCGCCGGCGGGGCGAACCGGGTCCGGCGCGTGCGCGACATCCTGTCGCCGGGCTAG